A single genomic interval of Streptomyces sp. NBC_00663 harbors:
- a CDS encoding carbohydrate ABC transporter permease, with product MLMPSTGPRTRPVRVRRQLPTSPWLFAAPGLLVIGAFILYPFVSTLVNAFTDRRTLVPGEFVGLANFRELLHDDMFWIGLRNSVLYVLGVVPALVILPLLLALLVQKNIPGITFFRSVFYTPVVASIVVVGLIWVWLLDERGLVNALLEAIGVGRVGFLSDQWLLLMSAMAVTVWKGLGYYMIIYLAALANVPRELHEAAAVDGAGAVRRFFAVTVPAVRSTMALVGALSSVAAFKVFSEVYLMAGPSGGPAGEDTTLVMLVQRSGTGLTGRVGYASAISVVVFVVTVALMLLVLRADRRGES from the coding sequence ATGCTGATGCCGTCGACCGGGCCCCGGACCCGTCCGGTGCGTGTCCGGCGCCAACTGCCCACCAGCCCCTGGCTGTTCGCCGCGCCCGGCCTTCTCGTCATCGGCGCGTTCATCCTCTACCCGTTCGTGTCGACCCTGGTGAACGCCTTCACCGACCGCCGCACCCTGGTCCCGGGCGAGTTCGTCGGACTCGCCAACTTCCGCGAGCTGCTGCACGACGACATGTTCTGGATCGGGCTGCGCAACAGTGTGTTGTACGTCCTCGGAGTCGTCCCCGCCCTCGTGATCCTGCCGCTGCTGCTCGCGCTGCTCGTGCAGAAGAACATCCCCGGCATCACCTTCTTCCGGTCCGTCTTCTACACCCCGGTCGTCGCCTCGATCGTCGTCGTCGGCCTGATCTGGGTGTGGCTCCTCGACGAACGCGGCCTGGTCAACGCCCTGTTGGAGGCGATCGGCGTGGGCCGGGTCGGCTTTCTGAGCGACCAGTGGCTGCTCCTGATGAGCGCGATGGCCGTCACGGTCTGGAAGGGCCTCGGCTACTACATGATCATTTACCTGGCGGCGCTGGCGAACGTCCCGCGCGAACTGCACGAGGCGGCGGCCGTGGACGGAGCCGGTGCCGTACGGCGCTTCTTCGCGGTGACCGTGCCCGCCGTCCGTTCGACCATGGCACTGGTCGGCGCGCTGTCGTCGGTCGCCGCCTTCAAGGTGTTCTCCGAGGTGTACCTCATGGCGGGCCCGAGCGGCGGCCCGGCGGGCGAGGACACCACGCTCGTGATGCTCGTCCAGCGCAGCGGCACCGGACTGACCGGCCGCGTCGGCTACGCCTCCGCGATCTCCGTCGTCGTCTTCGTCGTCACCGTCGCGCTGATGCTGCTCGTGCTGCGGGCCGACCGCAGGGGAGAGTCATGA
- a CDS encoding carbohydrate ABC transporter permease translates to MTRVRARELALRYALLLAVLALTVGPFLWQLSTSLKGPNEDIYSSPPTFLPQHPTLHNYERVADTIPVWDYAFNSLKVATANVVTNCVGAALAGYALARLRYRGRRVATLAFILAMLVPVEGIIIAQFTTMRELGLNNTLVGVVLPGCVGAMNVLLMRNAFLNLPYEIEEAAYVDGANVWQRFLRIAVPSVKGTLAVVAIFAFMGAWDDFLWPLIVLSDPSRFTLTIGLNYLHGTFAGDERLVAAGTVIAVAPLIALFACLQRYFFRGVGEGAVKG, encoded by the coding sequence ATGACCCGGGTACGCGCGCGGGAGTTGGCGCTCCGGTACGCGTTGCTGCTCGCCGTGCTCGCCCTGACCGTGGGCCCGTTCCTCTGGCAGCTGTCGACCTCTCTGAAGGGCCCCAACGAGGACATCTACAGCTCGCCGCCGACCTTCCTGCCCCAGCACCCCACCCTGCACAACTACGAACGGGTCGCGGACACCATCCCCGTCTGGGACTACGCGTTCAACTCCCTGAAGGTCGCCACCGCCAACGTCGTCACCAACTGCGTCGGCGCGGCCCTCGCCGGGTACGCCCTGGCCCGGCTGCGCTACCGGGGCCGCCGGGTCGCCACCCTCGCCTTCATCCTGGCGATGCTCGTGCCGGTGGAGGGCATCATCATCGCCCAGTTCACGACCATGCGGGAGCTCGGCCTCAACAACACCCTGGTCGGGGTGGTCCTGCCGGGCTGCGTCGGCGCCATGAACGTACTGCTGATGCGCAACGCCTTCCTCAACCTGCCGTACGAGATCGAGGAGGCGGCCTACGTCGACGGCGCCAACGTGTGGCAGCGGTTCCTCAGGATCGCGGTCCCGTCGGTGAAGGGCACCCTCGCCGTCGTCGCGATCTTCGCCTTCATGGGCGCCTGGGACGACTTCCTGTGGCCACTCATCGTGCTGAGCGACCCGTCCAGGTTCACGCTCACCATCGGCCTCAACTATCTGCACGGCACCTTCGCGGGCGACGAACGTCTCGTCGCCGCGGGCACGGTCATCGCCGTGGCCCCGCTGATCGCCCTCTTCGCCTGCCTCCAGCGGTACTTCTTCCGCGGGGTGGGGGAGGGCGCGGTCAAGGGCTGA
- a CDS encoding winged helix DNA-binding domain-containing protein, which produces MTSTSTTITARELNRATLARQLLLRREPRGVAAAVRRLLALQAQQPASPYLALWNRLDGFDPAELDAAFADRTLVKATLLRITLHAVHRDDYGTVREAMQPTLYASRLGYRFVAAGLTPADAAELEPGFLEFASRPRSNGDLAGWLAERVGAEKKDGAWWGLRSYAPLVHVPTGGPWSFEYSPSYIAAPEGRFTGEPDAALRTLVLRYLEGFGPASVADIAQFAMVQRARVRTALKELGETLETIVGPEGRTLYDVQGAPRPPADTPAPPRLLPMWDSVLLAYDDRSRVIPPDYRKLVTRVNGDVLPTLLVDGYVAGVWRPVEGGIEATAFHDLPDTAWDGLAEEARALLALLADRDPRVYSRYAHWWSKLPAGQTRVLPG; this is translated from the coding sequence GTGACGAGCACATCGACGACGATCACCGCGCGGGAACTCAACCGGGCCACACTCGCCCGTCAGCTGCTGCTGCGCCGGGAGCCACGGGGAGTCGCCGCCGCGGTCCGGCGGCTCCTCGCCCTCCAGGCGCAGCAGCCGGCGTCCCCGTATCTCGCGCTGTGGAACCGGCTCGACGGCTTCGACCCGGCCGAGCTGGACGCGGCCTTCGCCGACCGCACGCTCGTCAAGGCGACCCTGCTGCGGATCACTCTGCACGCGGTCCACCGCGACGACTACGGCACGGTCCGGGAGGCGATGCAGCCGACGCTGTACGCCTCCCGGCTCGGCTACCGCTTCGTCGCCGCGGGGCTCACCCCGGCGGACGCCGCCGAACTGGAGCCGGGGTTCCTGGAGTTCGCGTCCCGGCCCCGCTCGAACGGCGACCTGGCGGGCTGGCTGGCGGAACGGGTGGGCGCGGAGAAGAAGGACGGGGCGTGGTGGGGACTGCGGTCGTACGCCCCGCTGGTCCACGTACCGACCGGCGGACCCTGGTCCTTCGAGTACTCCCCCTCGTACATCGCCGCTCCCGAGGGCCGCTTCACCGGCGAGCCCGATGCCGCGCTGCGCACCCTCGTCCTCCGTTACCTGGAAGGCTTCGGACCCGCGTCGGTGGCGGACATCGCCCAGTTCGCCATGGTCCAACGGGCGCGCGTCCGGACGGCGTTGAAGGAACTCGGGGAGACGCTGGAGACGATCGTCGGCCCCGAGGGCAGAACGCTGTACGACGTCCAGGGCGCCCCGCGCCCACCCGCCGACACCCCCGCCCCACCCCGCCTCCTCCCCATGTGGGACAGCGTCCTGCTGGCGTACGACGACCGCAGCCGGGTGATCCCGCCCGACTACCGCAAGCTGGTGACCCGGGTCAACGGCGATGTCCTGCCGACGTTGCTGGTCGACGGGTACGTGGCCGGTGTGTGGCGCCCCGTGGAGGGCGGCATCGAGGCGACCGCCTTCCACGACCTCCCGGACACGGCATGGGACGGGCTGGCCGAGGAGGCACGCGCACTGCTCGCGCTCCTGGCCGACCGGGACCCGCGGGTCTACAGCCGGTACGCCCACTGGTGGAGCAAGCTCCCCGCAGGACAGACCCGGGTGCTCCCCGGCTGA
- a CDS encoding glycoside hydrolase 5 family protein: MPAAVRFGVNYTPSEGWFHHWLDFDLDSVRADLDSIAALGLDHIRVFPLWPYFQPNRTLIRPAAVDQLVGLTDAAAERGLDVNVDGLQGHLSSFDFLPAWTRTWHRRNLFTDPDVVEGQAAYLRTLAAALADRPNFLGMTLGNEVNQFSAGPHPDPDRATSDQIDAWLTRLLAACEEGAPGRLHLHAEYDATWYQDDQPFTPAQAARLGGVTAVHSWVFNGTAQRHGRASVPTEHHAAYLIELSKAWAAEPRRSVWLQEVGAPAPLVPPEHAAAFTEATVTHALDCPDLWGITWWCSHDVSRKLADFPSLEYGLGLLTNDRRPKDIAHVLARTAREHTYAPAARTTALVVPAHPSRRSQCAPGGPVHDAFFRLVADGARPTTVLDTHAADAAHLAARGITEVVTSDQVLPTPQGGTRS; the protein is encoded by the coding sequence ATGCCTGCTGCCGTGCGCTTCGGCGTCAACTACACCCCCAGCGAAGGGTGGTTCCACCACTGGCTCGACTTCGATCTCGACTCCGTCCGGGCCGACCTCGACTCGATCGCCGCGCTGGGCCTCGACCACATCCGGGTCTTCCCGCTGTGGCCGTACTTCCAGCCCAACCGCACCCTGATCCGCCCCGCCGCCGTGGACCAGTTGGTGGGGTTGACGGACGCCGCCGCCGAACGCGGTCTCGACGTCAACGTCGACGGTCTGCAAGGGCACTTGAGCAGCTTCGACTTCCTGCCGGCGTGGACCAGGACCTGGCACCGGCGCAACCTGTTCACCGACCCGGACGTCGTCGAGGGCCAGGCGGCCTATCTGCGGACGCTCGCCGCCGCGCTGGCCGACCGGCCCAACTTCCTCGGCATGACCCTCGGCAACGAGGTCAACCAGTTCTCGGCGGGCCCCCACCCCGACCCCGACCGGGCCACGTCCGACCAGATCGACGCCTGGCTCACGCGTCTGCTGGCCGCGTGCGAGGAGGGCGCCCCCGGACGGCTGCATCTGCACGCCGAGTACGACGCCACCTGGTACCAGGACGACCAGCCCTTCACCCCGGCCCAGGCCGCCCGGCTCGGCGGGGTCACGGCCGTGCACTCCTGGGTGTTCAACGGCACCGCCCAGCGGCACGGCCGCGCCTCCGTGCCGACCGAGCACCACGCCGCCTACCTCATCGAGCTGAGCAAGGCATGGGCCGCCGAGCCGCGCAGGTCCGTCTGGCTCCAGGAGGTCGGCGCCCCCGCGCCCCTCGTCCCGCCCGAGCACGCCGCCGCCTTCACCGAGGCCACCGTCACCCACGCCCTGGACTGCCCCGACCTGTGGGGCATCACCTGGTGGTGCTCCCACGACGTGTCCCGCAAGCTGGCCGACTTCCCCTCGCTCGAATACGGACTGGGCCTGCTCACCAACGACCGCCGGCCCAAGGACATCGCCCACGTGCTGGCGAGGACGGCCCGCGAACACACCTACGCCCCCGCCGCCCGCACCACCGCCCTCGTCGTCCCCGCCCACCCGTCGCGGCGCTCACAGTGCGCCCCGGGAGGCCCCGTCCACGACGCCTTCTTCCGGCTGGTCGCCGACGGGGCCCGCCCCACCACCGTCCTCGACACACATGCCGCCGACGCCGCCCACCTCGCCGCGCGCGGCATCACCGAAGTCGTCACGTCCGACCAGGTACTCCCCACCCCACAAGGAGGCACCCGCTCGTGA
- a CDS encoding SDR family NAD(P)-dependent oxidoreductase, translating into MTDFEGLKALVTGGASGIGRATAELLAARGAQVAVLDLDPSSVTKPLLGHQADVTDDAAVRRAVAAAVAELGGLDILVNNAGIGAQGTVEDNDDAEWHRVMDVNVVGMVRVARAALPHLRRSSHAAIVNTCSIAATAGLPQRALYSATKGAVHSLTLAMAADHVREGIRVNCVNPGTADTPWIGRLLDKAPDPAAERAALEARQPTGRLVSADEVAGAIAYLASPLSGATTGTSLAVDGGMQGLRLRPAGR; encoded by the coding sequence ATGACCGACTTCGAGGGCCTCAAGGCCCTGGTGACCGGCGGCGCCTCCGGCATCGGCCGGGCCACCGCCGAACTGCTGGCCGCGCGCGGCGCCCAGGTCGCCGTCCTCGACCTCGACCCGTCGTCCGTGACCAAGCCCCTGCTCGGACACCAGGCCGACGTCACCGACGACGCCGCCGTCCGCCGGGCCGTCGCCGCCGCCGTCGCCGAGCTGGGCGGGCTCGACATCCTGGTCAACAACGCGGGGATCGGCGCCCAGGGCACCGTCGAGGACAACGACGACGCCGAATGGCACCGCGTGATGGACGTCAACGTCGTCGGCATGGTCCGCGTGGCCCGCGCGGCCCTCCCGCATCTGCGGCGGTCGTCGCACGCGGCGATCGTCAACACCTGCTCCATCGCCGCCACCGCGGGCCTTCCCCAACGCGCCCTCTACAGCGCGACCAAGGGCGCGGTCCACTCGCTGACCCTCGCCATGGCCGCCGACCACGTCCGCGAGGGCATCCGCGTCAACTGCGTCAACCCCGGTACGGCGGACACCCCGTGGATCGGCCGCCTCCTCGACAAGGCCCCCGACCCCGCCGCCGAACGCGCCGCCCTGGAGGCCCGCCAGCCCACCGGTCGTCTCGTCTCGGCCGACGAAGTCGCGGGCGCCATCGCCTACTTGGCGAGCCCGCTCTCCGGCGCCACCACCGGCACCTCCCTCGCCGTCGACGGCGGTATGCAGGGCCTGCGACTGCGCCCGGCGGGCCGGTGA
- a CDS encoding endo-beta-N-acetylglucosaminidase, with translation MNPTRRTVLLAGAGAAAALFPSGPATAVPRTAALQPYASYWYPDSLPSGTPGTGITWRSLKSWRAADDPDLAFNAASVPLAARFTPTPANPTARVGQARVQSLVSFGPTSSNPSQGSATADYYAFGHWAYVDELVFWGGSSGEGLILAPNAPIVDAAHRHGVPVLGTVFLPPVAYGGQLRWTRDLVQKDAAGRYPLADRLVAVAAAYGFDGWFLNAETGGGDSALGAAVLGFVRELKSLAAARGQRVTWYDSMTVSGSVSWQGALNSSNQAFFEAADDMFVDFRWTASGLASSGTRADQLGRSRYELWAGVDVEASGSDRSVNWDAIVPSGRAHIASIGLYRPEWTRNHLPATRTPEDFHAADDRFWTGRSLDPSRPDATDTWRAPAVSVADRSTVTSVPFASVFNTGHGLRWYEEGVVTSDTPWNHLGLQDRLPSRQWAVRTEGGGARPAVGFDFADAWRGGSSVLVEGELDAPTVLDVYAARLPIGVDTVVELTHRTEAGAVNVELAVATGEPGTPGALGISGMPGSTPPYSYLPVNSVNDWQTATVRLTGLTGTIHALGVRLTSADGSAGPVKWRLGGIAVRDAVETPAAPTGLRVTAASGGDLRLAWNPVPGATRHHTLHRVLPDGTRRFLGGTCQSAYLVSGLRPEQGERAARFELRAVGELYTSSAPVTLTHPWSSVTIPPALEHPHA, from the coding sequence GTGAACCCCACCAGACGCACGGTCCTGCTCGCAGGAGCCGGCGCCGCTGCCGCCCTGTTCCCTTCGGGGCCCGCCACAGCGGTACCGAGAACAGCCGCCCTCCAGCCGTACGCCTCCTACTGGTACCCCGACTCCCTGCCCTCCGGCACCCCCGGCACCGGCATCACCTGGCGCAGCCTGAAGTCCTGGCGCGCCGCCGACGACCCCGACCTCGCCTTCAACGCCGCCTCCGTGCCGCTCGCCGCCCGCTTCACCCCCACCCCGGCGAACCCCACGGCCCGCGTCGGGCAGGCCCGCGTCCAGTCCCTGGTGTCCTTCGGGCCGACATCGAGCAACCCCTCGCAGGGCTCGGCGACGGCCGACTACTACGCGTTCGGGCACTGGGCGTACGTCGACGAACTCGTCTTCTGGGGCGGCTCCTCCGGGGAGGGACTGATCCTCGCGCCGAACGCGCCGATCGTGGACGCCGCCCACCGGCACGGCGTGCCCGTCCTCGGCACCGTCTTCCTGCCGCCGGTCGCCTACGGCGGGCAGCTGCGGTGGACGCGGGACCTGGTGCAGAAGGACGCGGCCGGACGGTACCCGCTCGCCGACCGACTCGTGGCCGTCGCCGCCGCGTACGGCTTCGACGGCTGGTTCCTGAACGCCGAGACCGGCGGAGGCGACAGCGCGCTCGGGGCCGCCGTGCTCGGCTTCGTGCGGGAGCTGAAGTCCCTTGCGGCGGCCCGAGGGCAGCGGGTGACCTGGTACGACTCGATGACCGTCAGCGGGTCGGTGAGCTGGCAGGGCGCTCTCAACAGCAGCAACCAGGCCTTCTTCGAGGCCGCCGACGACATGTTCGTCGACTTCCGGTGGACGGCGAGCGGTCTTGCCTCCTCAGGTACCCGTGCTGATCAACTGGGGCGCAGCCGCTATGAGTTGTGGGCGGGTGTGGACGTGGAGGCGAGCGGCTCGGACAGGTCCGTGAACTGGGACGCGATCGTGCCGAGCGGACGCGCCCACATCGCCTCGATCGGGCTGTACCGCCCGGAGTGGACCCGCAACCACCTGCCCGCGACCCGTACCCCTGAGGACTTCCACGCCGCCGACGACCGCTTCTGGACCGGCCGTTCGCTCGACCCGTCCCGCCCGGACGCCACGGACACCTGGCGAGCGCCGGCCGTGTCCGTCGCCGACCGGTCGACGGTGACGTCGGTTCCCTTCGCGAGCGTGTTCAACACCGGGCACGGGCTGCGCTGGTACGAGGAAGGCGTGGTCACCTCGGACACGCCCTGGAACCACCTAGGCCTCCAGGACCGGCTGCCGTCGCGGCAGTGGGCGGTACGGACGGAGGGCGGTGGCGCGCGGCCGGCTGTCGGCTTCGACTTCGCGGACGCGTGGCGAGGTGGGAGCAGTGTGCTGGTGGAGGGTGAACTGGACGCGCCGACGGTGCTGGATGTGTATGCGGCACGGCTGCCGATCGGTGTGGACACGGTTGTCGAGCTGACGCACCGGACCGAGGCGGGGGCGGTGAACGTCGAGCTCGCGGTGGCGACGGGGGAGCCGGGTACGCCGGGTGCGCTGGGCATATCGGGTATGCCGGGGTCGACACCGCCGTACAGCTATCTGCCTGTGAACTCGGTCAACGACTGGCAGACGGCGACTGTACGGCTCACAGGCCTGACCGGGACCATCCACGCACTCGGCGTGCGGCTCACGTCGGCCGACGGGTCCGCCGGGCCGGTGAAGTGGCGGCTGGGCGGCATCGCCGTCCGGGACGCGGTCGAGACGCCCGCCGCTCCGACCGGCCTTCGCGTGACCGCGGCGTCCGGCGGCGACCTCCGCCTGGCCTGGAACCCCGTCCCCGGCGCCACCCGCCACCACACCCTCCACCGCGTCCTCCCCGACGGCACCCGGCGCTTCCTCGGCGGCACCTGCCAGTCCGCCTACCTCGTCAGCGGTCTGCGACCCGAACAGGGCGAGCGGGCGGCGCGGTTCGAACTGCGTGCCGTGGGGGAGCTGTACACATCGTCGGCGCCCGTGACTCTGACCCACCCCTGGTCATCGGTAACCATCCCCCCAGCTTTGGAGCACCCGCATGCATGA
- a CDS encoding alpha-mannosidase yields MHDDRRLVEARLRRVLDERIRPAVYPESVPLDVAVWHAPGEPVPVAEGLAAEPEPIEVGARWGAPWGTSWFRVTGTVPEAWAGKTVEALLDLGFDENMPGFQCEGLVYRPEGTPVKGLNPRNQWVRIGAPVEGGEEVRLHIEAASNPVILDYHPFQPTRLGDKETAGSEPQYTLTRMDLAVFDETVWQLVLDLEVLGELMHELPTDSARRWDIVRAVDRALDAVDLQDVNGSAARARVRLETVLSEPAAPSAHRISAVGHAHIDSAWLWPLRETVRKVARTTSNMTALVEDEPEFVFAMSQAQQWAWVKEHRPEVWARVKKAVADGRFVPAGGMWVESDTNMPGSEAMARQFVHGKRFFLDEFGVENDEAWLPDTFGFAAGLPQIIKAAGSKWLLTQKISWSQTNKFPHHTFRWEGIDGTRIFTHFPPVDTYNCSMKGSEIAHAARNFKDKGVARHSLAPTGWGDGGGGTTREMVAKAARLRDLEGSATVVWETPAEFFEKAEAEYPEPPVWVGELYLELHRATLTSQARTKQGNRRSEHLLREAELWAATAAVRSGFPYPYEDLDRIWKTVLLHQFHDILPGSSIAWVHREARRTYERVAEELTGIIEAAQRALAGEGDRELVFNSTPHTRAAVPAGGAATPTVEGHTRLTPRPAGGHLLDNGLLRVEIDDDGLVVSAYDIAADRETVAPGTAANLLQLHPDFPNMWDAWDVDEFYRNTVTDLTAADEVVAEGDNAVRIVRTFGSSRVTQLLSLAPGERRLLLDTEVDWHETEKFLKLAFPLDVHAERYASETQFGHFHRPTHTNTSWEAAKFEACNHRFVHLEEPGWGVAVANDSTYGHDVTRTVRTDGDGGTTTTVRVSLLRAPRFPDPETDQGVHRFRHALIPGAGIGDAVREGWRINLPERRTTGAGEVSPLVTVDQDAVVITAVKLADDGSGDVVVRLHEAHGGRARATLTANFEVADVTATDLLERPLPETPERDGNRVPLRLRPFQLVTLRLRRAESGA; encoded by the coding sequence ATGCATGACGACCGCCGTCTGGTCGAGGCCCGTCTCCGGCGCGTCCTCGACGAGCGCATCCGCCCCGCCGTGTACCCCGAGTCCGTGCCGCTGGACGTGGCCGTCTGGCACGCCCCCGGCGAGCCGGTGCCGGTCGCCGAAGGGCTGGCGGCCGAGCCCGAGCCGATCGAGGTCGGCGCCCGCTGGGGCGCCCCGTGGGGAACCAGCTGGTTCCGGGTCACCGGGACGGTCCCCGAGGCATGGGCCGGGAAGACCGTCGAGGCGCTCCTCGACCTCGGCTTCGACGAGAACATGCCCGGCTTCCAGTGCGAGGGCCTCGTCTACCGCCCCGAAGGCACCCCGGTGAAGGGCCTCAACCCGCGCAACCAGTGGGTCAGGATCGGCGCGCCGGTCGAGGGCGGCGAGGAGGTGCGGCTGCACATCGAGGCCGCCTCCAACCCGGTCATCCTCGACTACCACCCCTTCCAGCCCACGCGGTTGGGCGACAAGGAGACCGCGGGCAGCGAGCCCCAGTACACGCTCACCCGCATGGACCTCGCCGTCTTCGACGAGACCGTCTGGCAGCTCGTCCTCGACCTGGAGGTGCTCGGCGAGCTGATGCACGAGCTGCCGACGGACTCGGCGCGCCGCTGGGACATCGTGCGGGCGGTGGACCGCGCCCTGGACGCCGTCGACCTCCAGGACGTGAACGGCAGCGCCGCCCGGGCGCGGGTACGGCTGGAGACCGTCCTGTCGGAGCCCGCCGCGCCCTCCGCGCACCGCATCAGCGCGGTCGGCCACGCGCACATCGACTCGGCGTGGCTGTGGCCGCTGCGCGAGACGGTGCGCAAGGTCGCCCGTACGACGTCCAACATGACCGCTCTTGTGGAGGACGAGCCGGAGTTCGTCTTCGCCATGTCCCAGGCGCAGCAGTGGGCGTGGGTGAAGGAGCACCGGCCCGAGGTGTGGGCGCGGGTGAAGAAGGCGGTGGCGGACGGGAGGTTCGTGCCGGCGGGCGGGATGTGGGTGGAGTCGGACACCAACATGCCGGGCTCGGAGGCGATGGCCCGCCAGTTCGTGCACGGCAAGCGGTTCTTCCTGGACGAGTTCGGCGTCGAGAACGACGAGGCGTGGCTGCCGGACACCTTCGGGTTCGCGGCGGGCCTGCCGCAGATCATCAAGGCGGCGGGCTCCAAGTGGCTGCTGACCCAGAAGATCTCCTGGTCACAGACGAACAAGTTCCCGCACCACACCTTCCGTTGGGAGGGCATCGACGGCACCCGGATCTTCACGCACTTCCCGCCCGTCGACACCTACAACTGCTCCATGAAGGGCAGCGAGATCGCCCACGCGGCCCGCAACTTCAAGGACAAGGGAGTCGCCCGGCACTCCCTCGCCCCGACCGGCTGGGGCGACGGAGGAGGCGGCACGACCCGCGAGATGGTCGCCAAGGCCGCCCGGCTGCGCGACCTCGAAGGCTCGGCGACCGTGGTGTGGGAGACGCCGGCGGAGTTCTTCGAGAAGGCCGAGGCCGAGTACCCCGAACCACCCGTGTGGGTCGGCGAGTTGTACCTCGAACTCCACCGCGCCACCCTCACCAGCCAGGCGAGGACCAAGCAGGGCAACCGCCGCAGCGAGCACCTCCTGCGCGAGGCCGAACTGTGGGCGGCGACGGCGGCCGTACGATCCGGATTCCCGTACCCCTACGAGGACTTGGACCGCATCTGGAAGACGGTCCTGCTCCACCAGTTCCACGACATCCTGCCCGGCTCGTCCATCGCATGGGTGCACCGCGAGGCACGGAGGACGTACGAGCGGGTGGCCGAGGAGCTGACCGGCATCATCGAGGCCGCACAGCGCGCCCTGGCGGGGGAGGGGGACCGGGAGCTGGTCTTCAACTCCACCCCGCACACCCGCGCCGCCGTCCCGGCGGGCGGCGCCGCCACACCGACCGTCGAAGGCCACACCCGGCTCACCCCTCGCCCCGCCGGAGGGCACCTCCTCGACAACGGCCTCCTGCGCGTCGAGATCGACGACGACGGACTCGTGGTCTCGGCCTACGACATCGCGGCCGACCGTGAGACCGTCGCGCCCGGCACGGCCGCCAACCTCCTCCAACTCCACCCCGACTTCCCGAACATGTGGGACGCCTGGGACGTCGACGAGTTCTACCGCAACACGGTCACCGATCTGACGGCGGCGGACGAGGTCGTCGCCGAGGGCGACAACGCCGTGCGGATCGTCCGCACCTTCGGCTCCTCCCGCGTCACCCAACTGCTGTCCCTCGCACCGGGGGAGCGGCGTCTGCTGCTGGACACGGAGGTCGACTGGCACGAGACGGAGAAGTTCCTGAAGCTGGCGTTCCCGCTCGACGTGCACGCCGAACGGTACGCGTCGGAGACCCAGTTCGGGCACTTCCACCGTCCCACCCACACCAACACCAGCTGGGAGGCGGCCAAGTTCGAGGCCTGCAACCACCGCTTCGTCCACCTGGAGGAGCCGGGCTGGGGCGTCGCCGTCGCCAACGACTCGACGTACGGCCACGACGTGACCCGCACGGTGCGCACGGACGGCGACGGCGGCACGACCACCACCGTCCGGGTCTCCCTGCTCCGCGCCCCGCGCTTCCCCGACCCCGAGACCGACCAGGGTGTCCACCGGTTCCGGCACGCGCTGATCCCCGGCGCGGGCATCGGCGACGCGGTCCGCGAGGGCTGGCGGATCAACCTCCCGGAACGGCGGACCACCGGGGCCGGCGAGGTGTCCCCGCTGGTCACGGTCGACCAGGACGCGGTCGTGATCACGGCCGTGAAGCTGGCCGACGACGGCAGCGGCGACGTGGTCGTGCGGCTGCACGAGGCGCACGGCGGCCGGGCCAGGGCCACCCTGACGGCCAACTTCGAGGTGGCGGACGTGACGGCGACGGACCTCCTGGAGCGACCGCTGCCGGAAACCCCGGAACGGGACGGCAATCGCGTGCCCCTGCGCCTGCGCCCCTTCCAGCTCGTCACCCTGCGCCTGAGGAGGGCAGAATCCGGGGCGTGA